A DNA window from Staphylococcus warneri contains the following coding sequences:
- a CDS encoding SDR family oxidoreductase: protein MSAQDPRNKFKSTDYEQQEQPLPGLQSQLKPEPDCGETSYVGHGRLKGYKMLVTGGDSAIGRAAAIAYAKEGADVAINYLPSEDKDAQEVKQVIEEAGQKAVLLPGDIRDEQFNYDMVEEAHQQLGGLDNVTLVAGHQQYHDDIQGFDTQSFKETFETNVYPIFWTVQKALEYLQPGASITTTSSVQGYNPSPILHDYAASKAAIISLTKSLSEELGAKGIRVNCVAPGPFWSPLQITGGQPQRNIPEFGKETPLGRAGQPVELSGTYVLLASEESSYTTGQVFGVTGGIQIN from the coding sequence ATGTCAGCACAAGATCCTAGAAATAAATTCAAATCAACAGACTATGAACAACAAGAGCAGCCACTTCCAGGCTTGCAAAGCCAATTAAAACCTGAACCAGATTGCGGTGAGACATCATACGTCGGACACGGTCGATTAAAAGGATATAAAATGTTAGTCACTGGTGGCGATTCTGCCATTGGACGCGCAGCAGCTATTGCTTATGCTAAAGAAGGCGCAGATGTTGCTATTAATTATCTTCCAAGTGAAGACAAAGACGCACAAGAAGTTAAACAAGTGATTGAAGAAGCGGGACAAAAAGCAGTGTTACTGCCTGGTGATATACGTGATGAACAATTTAACTATGACATGGTCGAAGAAGCACATCAACAACTTGGTGGGCTGGATAATGTGACATTAGTAGCTGGACATCAACAATACCATGACGATATACAAGGGTTTGATACACAATCATTTAAAGAGACATTTGAAACCAATGTATATCCTATATTTTGGACAGTACAAAAAGCGTTAGAATATTTACAACCAGGTGCATCAATTACAACAACATCATCTGTTCAAGGATATAATCCAAGTCCTATTTTACATGATTATGCCGCTTCGAAAGCTGCAATTATCTCATTAACAAAAAGTTTATCAGAAGAACTTGGCGCAAAAGGTATTCGTGTCAATTGTGTAGCCCCAGGACCATTTTGGTCACCATTACAAATTACTGGTGGACAACCACAACGAAATATTCCTGAATTTGGTAAGGAAACACCACTTGGCCGTGCAGGACAACCTGTTGAATTATCAGGAACATATGTCCTATTAGCATCTGAAGAATCAAGTTATACAACTGGACAAGTCTTCGGTGTGACAGGCGGTATTCAAATTAACTAA